TTCATGTaacaaaatatatgaataaGCAAAATACCATATGAGAAAATAGAACATGTCCTGACAAtatgttttactttgattatGATATTTATTACATGCAAAGACATATAATGAACGGGACTATCGTCATTAATACATTACTTAATTTAACTGTTGTTGCCTCTCATATCTGATGTACACTTTCTTCTCTAGAGGACATTGGCAAAACGAAGTATCGTACACGAAATATCTGCTGACACTACAACGAGTTTCGTTAACGGTAGTTGAATTCTCATATTGTTTCCATAGTACAACGGAAATCTGACGAAAACCCTAACAGCCGCAAGTCGAAGAAGGAAAGTTAACGATCATGTAAGCGTTGTAGAGAAATCATCATCATATAATTCAAGAAGGTTAGGATGAATATGGATTATTTGTCTTGTCCGGTTTCTCTTCATTCGCCGTCAAGACAGTTACATGTCCAGCCGAGTTCCATAGCAGCAAATTCCGTTCAGctgcaaattatcaaaacacaaaTGCAAACAGTTGACTGCAAGTAGTAGCTCGACAGAATAATAAATATAGATGCGACAAAGTTTCCTAGGCActttaaatatattttcatttattttgagagTAAGGGCATTTGAACCAGTATTGGGGACTTTGGCCTTGCCATTATTTTGTGAAGAATGACGCCATTTCTGGAGAATTTCAGGCATATACTGCTGCATATGTTCGATGTCACATGAAAGtcataaaatttgaaacataCATCTGACAGTGGAGATCTGAAATGACAGACCACCGCCGTGTTACCCGAAAATCCTGGAGTTTATCCCTTTcctaaaaatgttaccaagagATACACAGTGTGCTACCGCCATACTTGtgaaaatcacatgtttttgtAATTACCATTTATGCGACTTAACCCCAGCATGGCTAGGCCTATGCCAGTGATGCCAGTGGTAGCGGTGGTATCGGCGTTTCTGGCACATGAAACGACGTCGGCAGTGACATGGTAGATCGTTCCAACGTCCATTCCTGAGCATCTCAACACAGTCCTCATTTCCGGCGTTGTTAGGCTCACGACAATTCCATCGTCTGAAATTGTACTAcagtaaacaaaacatttttaccCCCATGAAAACTGAGTTTTATAATTATGTTTGATACGATTTGTTTTTACTTTTCCTTAAGTTGTcttccatgcatattttagaacAACGTCAGGGGATGGAgactaaaaaaaattgatacttTAATGTTGCTTATATTTCTAGTCTTTCTCTATCGCGACTGTTCTGTCACGTTGAGGTTGTTGGGTTGTCGGCCTATGTCATCACATATCGTCCATCTCAGACTCTCACATAAATTGTGTACATAATATTTTAaaggtacatgtaaaatgtgttTCAGAGAGAGATACCGGGACTCTCTTACAACTTATTGGGGTTCATTTCAAAGATCTTAGAGTAAGAAAGATTTTTAACATCTTCGTtttcctaaaattgaaaaaaccttaatttctttaaaaaaagaatggcgaacattttgaatttgcaatatcggtaaatgttacagagaaatttgtttctctagtaccaaattttccTTGGTGACCCCAGACTTTTATTCTTGGTAAGGATATGGTTGAACGTTTCAttgacgaaagtttgagcaaacgttcaAGTCTTTCATATTTTAGGCACATACTTAATTCGTTCTCCCATCCGAGCCCCAACTCCAAACCTTGAGAGATACCAATCGCAGGTCTAAGGCGTGTACGAAGCATTAGTGTAATTAATGATTTGTCACGCTGTATTAAAATTACTGTCAAAGACGAAACTATGTAAAGCGTCAACGAATAATTCATGAGATACAGTTAACTTTTTAGCaggaatattttgaaagtaatgTATTGAAAGTGAGTGCTCTTACCGGAGATCGATCAGTCCATCTGAAATATCTCTCCCGACATCTGTCATTTAACCCGATCCACAAGTTCCCATAGCGACGTGCGTAAGCtgatttaataaaataaagGTTTTGGAAGACAGTTAAAGCGATGATCGGCTGAGAACTGTCTCTTCTTTCAAAGACAATGCGTCATGcttaaaaataatatcaattcTTTCGTATCATATCATCGCTATGAAgcttgttcaaattatgatacaATATTTCAGATTCTTATCTAATGTTTACAAGGTactgtaaaaagaaaacaaaatctgttttaatttgttCCCCTGTCCCTATATCTCTCAGTCCATGTCTCTGTccgtttaaggtagaacgggcctcggggacagaaatttgggctttcaaattttatcaattctcttctgatctaccacttgtgggtttcattttaaagctctcggcgAAAGAacacttttcactgtcttagtttatCGAAAAAAATTTCCCCATAGAATGAtacagggattgcggccattttgaatttcaaatatagggacatcttaggtaatttgtttctcttgtaccaaattttgcaaggcgacccctgattttattcttactTTGGTTAGAAAATGGTCGAAGGTTTCATTGGTCgaacgtttaagtctttcacttttcactTTTCGAATCGCACCAAAGTGGAATGTAATGCCTGTTCAATCTTTCTCAACTGTGTACCTGTTTCTCTTAACTTTGATAAGAAGAACCATTATcagtattgtttttgttttcaatgaccTTACCTGCGACAATGCGGTTCTGGTAGCAGTTGTGGATGCTGACAAGATTACCGCGGTATCTTCTACAAACTCGATATGCTTGATACCAGTTGTAGTGGCAAGTGAACACCCTGTAACACTTCCTGTGATAGCAGGCCCATCGTCTGTGAGCTgtggaaacaaagaaaaacaaaactactGACCATTGGCCACGATTGTAATGTGACTAGCAATAAAGTGCCGCATAGTAATGACATGTATTCGCTATGCACATGCTTATCCGTTTGCATCAGGACTGTTAAATAATTCTCGTAGAAGCATGCACTCAAAGCTTTTTTCCGTGTTCAAAACTTGTGTAACAACCAATACTTTTCCATTTTCAGTGTAATACAAGGTACAACTGTtgtaacatgttg
This DNA window, taken from Ptychodera flava strain L36383 chromosome 4, AS_Pfla_20210202, whole genome shotgun sequence, encodes the following:
- the LOC139131730 gene encoding low affinity immunoglobulin epsilon Fc receptor-like isoform X1, which gives rise to MRGVVITTLLVLAVLSACFAASAPKADATIDETSAVEETPDIASEAEFEDSEDDLEERSFEEDDMEEFNESDLDERSVEDEELEEESADQDETAEQEIDEEEETDTHEMSTADDETEESSEDVDEEAIEVVKDAHRRWACYHRKCYRVFTCHYNWYQAYRVCRRYRGNLVSIHNCYQNRIVAAYARRYGNLWIGLNDRCRERYFRWTDRSPYNFRRWNCREPNNAGNEDCVEMLRNGRWNDLPCHCRRRFMCQKRRYHRYHWHHWHRPSHAGVKSHKC